TAAAGTGATGCACTCCAGCTTTCGGGTAGGCGAGAGCGAGATCTTCGCTTCCGACGGCCACTGCCAAGAAGCGACGAACTTCCACGGCTTCTCCCTTTCACTCACGCTCGACGACGTCGCCGAAGTCGAGCGCGCGTTCGCGGCCCTCCTCGACGGCGGGAAGGTAAACGTCCCTCTGGCGAAGCCCTCGTTCCGCTCTCGTTCGCGCCGTCGACCAAGGACGCACTGTCGCCGTCGTCGGCGATGTGTACCGCTTTCTCGCTACGGGCGACGACACCGCCGGCAAGTACGCCACTTGGGAAGCGCTCGTGCCGCCCGGCGGCGGGCCGCCGCCGCATGTGCATAGCCGCGAAGAAGAAAGCTTCTACGTGCTCGCAGGAGAGATCACGTTCCGCTACGTGAACGAGCAGGGAACCGACGCAACGCTCGTCGCCCGAGCAGGCATGTTCGCCAACATGCCGATCGGCGTGCCGCATTCATTCAAGAACGAAAGCGACCAGCCGGCGAAGATGCTCATCTCGGTCGCGCCGGCCGGCTTGGAACGCATGTTCTTCGAGATCGGCGTGCCCCTACCCTCAGGCACCACGACGGCATCTCCGCCGAAGAAACAAGAAATCGAAAAGCTCCTCACGATCGCGCCGCAATACGGCATCGAGCTGAGGCTCCCGCCGCATTGAGCGCCGCGCCCGATTACGC
This sequence is a window from Planctomycetia bacterium. Protein-coding genes within it:
- a CDS encoding VOC family protein, producing MHIQPYLIFSGRCDEALAFYTQAIGAKVLTRLRFKDSPVPQPPGTLAPGMEDKVMHSSFRVGESEIFASDGHCQEATNFHGFSLSLTLDDVAEVERAFAALLDGGKVNVPLAKPSFRSRSRRRPRTHCRRRRRCVPLSRYGRRHRRQVRHLGSARAARRRAAAACA
- a CDS encoding cupin domain-containing protein, which gives rise to MYRFLATGDDTAGKYATWEALVPPGGGPPPHVHSREEESFYVLAGEITFRYVNEQGTDATLVARAGMFANMPIGVPHSFKNESDQPAKMLISVAPAGLERMFFEIGVPLPSGTTTASPPKKQEIEKLLTIAPQYGIELRLPPH